A part of Synergistaceae bacterium genomic DNA contains:
- a CDS encoding KH domain-containing protein, whose protein sequence is GGNKILIRVAHEDVGRVIGKRGATINAIRLLAKAAAVKAGERVDVDIVED, encoded by the coding sequence GGCGGAAATAAAATCCTGATTCGGGTTGCCCATGAGGACGTGGGGCGAGTAATCGGGAAGAGGGGAGCAACGATCAACGCTATCCGGCTGTTGGCCAAAGCGGCAGCAGTCAAGGCCGGTGAAAGGGTTGATGTTGACATCGTCGAGGACTAA